In bacterium, the genomic stretch TAAAGGAAAATGCAAATATGATAGAAAGAATTATCTTACCAGGAGAAAAATAAAATGGAAAAGAAAAATGAAATAAAAAATCAGGTTATACCATATGTTATTGAACAAACAGAAAGAGGAGAGAGAGCATATGATATTTATTCTCGACTTCTGAAAGATAGAATAATTTTTATAGGTACTGCTATAACGGATAATGTAGCAAATGTTGTAATTGCACAATTTTTATTCTTACAGAGTGAGGACTCAGGAAAAGATATACATCTTTATTTAAATACGCCTGGCGGAGCAATTACTGCTGGGCTTGCAATTTATGATACAATGCAGTTTGTTTCCTGTGATGTTGATACTTATTGTATTGGACAGGCAGCAAGTATGGGAGCAATTTTACTTGCAGGTGGAACAAAAGGAAAAAGGTTTTTATTGCCCCATAGCAGAGTTATGATTCATCAACCATGGGGAGGAGTTGAAGGGACTGCAACAGAAGTAAATATTCATACAAGAGAAATATTACGGCTTAAAAAAATTGTAAATGAAATTTTATCTTTACATACAGGACAATCAATAAAGAAAATAGAAAGAGATACTGAAAGAGATTATTTTATGAGTGCAGAAGAAGCAGTGAAATATGGAATTAGTGATAAAATTATACAATCAGAAAAGGTAAAGAAACTATAAAAATAAAAAATGGCTATAATTAAAAAGAAAATTGTTAAAAATAATAATCCTGCAATTCCATTAAGAGACCTTGTTATTTTTCCAAATATGATTGTACCTCTTCTTGTTGGAAGAACTCGCTCATTAAATTCAATTGAAGAGGCATTAAATAATGACAAATATTTAATTGTTGTTTTTCAGAAAAGTCCACTTATTGAAGAGCCAACATTTGATGATATACATTCAACAGGAGTTGTTGTAAAAATTATGCAGAGTATAAGAGAACCAAGTGGAACGATGAAAATTCTTGTTGAGGTTATTAAAAGAGTAAAAATTAAAAATTTTATAAGTAATAAAAAATATTATATTGCAACAGTTGAAGAAATAAGGGAAGAAACACAGGTAAAAGATAAGGAAACAGAAGCACTTATGCGCCTGCTGCTGGAACTTGTTGAAAAATATATTGACCTAAATCCTTCTGTTCCAAAAGAAATCTATAGCACAATATCTGTAATAGAAGAACCATCAAAACTCTGTGATACAATTGCAGGTTATTTACCATTACAAGTAAAAGATAAATTAAAAGTTCTTGAAACTATACCAGTAAAAGAGCGGTTGAAGGTTCTTATTGATATTTTCAATAATGAAATTGGTATACTTGAAGTTCAGAAACAAATACAGGGAAAAGTTATTAAAAAAATTGAGGAGACTCAAAAACAATATTTTCTTACTGAACAATTAAAAGAAATAGAAAAAGAGTTAGGACAGGAGGGAGAAGGTCCTGAAATAAAACAATTAAAAGATGCGATAACAAAGGCAAAAATGCCAAAAAATGTAGAAGATAAAGCACTGGAAGAATTATCCCGCCTATCTAAAATGATGCCTATGAGTCCTGAGGCAACAGTTATCAGAACATATTTAGAATATCTTATAAATTTACCATGGAGTGTTTCAACTGAAGATAATACAGATATTTCAAATGCAGAAAAAATATTGAATGAAGACCATTATGGGCTTGAAAAAGTTAAAGAAAGAATTTTAGAATATCTTGCAGTAAAGAAAAAGACGGATTCTTTGAAAGGACCGATTTTATGTTTTGTTGGACCTCCTGGAGTAGGAAAGACATCATTAGGAAAATCAATTGCAAGGGCTTTGGGAAGAAAATTTGTAAGAATTTCTTTAGGAGGTATAAGAGATGAAGCAGAAATAAGAGGACATAGAAGAACTTATATAGGTGCTTTACCAGGTAGAATTATTCAGTCATTAAGAAAAGTTGGAGTGAACAATCCTGTTTTTTTACTTGATGAAATTGATAAAATAGGAACTGACTTCAGGGGAGACCCGTCTTCTGCACTTTTAGAAGTTCTTGACCCTGAACAAAACCACTCTTTTTCGGACAATTATTTAGAAGTGGAATTTGACTTATCTAAAATTTTATTTATAACGACTGCAAATAACCCATATACAATTCCAGCACCACTTCTTGATAGAATGGAAATAATTTCTATTGATGGATATACTATCTGGGAAAAAAAGGGAATTGCAAAACATTTTTTAATTCCAAAACAAATGAAGGAACATTCTTTGGGAGACGATGAAATAAAATTTTCTGAGGCATCTATAATTAAAATTATAAAAAATTATACAAAAGAAGCAGGTGTTAGAAATTTAGAGAGAGAAATAGCAAATGTTTGTAGAAAAGTTACAAA encodes the following:
- the lon gene encoding endopeptidase La; its protein translation is MAIIKKKIVKNNNPAIPLRDLVIFPNMIVPLLVGRTRSLNSIEEALNNDKYLIVVFQKSPLIEEPTFDDIHSTGVVVKIMQSIREPSGTMKILVEVIKRVKIKNFISNKKYYIATVEEIREETQVKDKETEALMRLLLELVEKYIDLNPSVPKEIYSTISVIEEPSKLCDTIAGYLPLQVKDKLKVLETIPVKERLKVLIDIFNNEIGILEVQKQIQGKVIKKIEETQKQYFLTEQLKEIEKELGQEGEGPEIKQLKDAITKAKMPKNVEDKALEELSRLSKMMPMSPEATVIRTYLEYLINLPWSVSTEDNTDISNAEKILNEDHYGLEKVKERILEYLAVKKKTDSLKGPILCFVGPPGVGKTSLGKSIARALGRKFVRISLGGIRDEAEIRGHRRTYIGALPGRIIQSLRKVGVNNPVFLLDEIDKIGTDFRGDPSSALLEVLDPEQNHSFSDNYLEVEFDLSKILFITTANNPYTIPAPLLDRMEIISIDGYTIWEKKGIAKHFLIPKQMKEHSLGDDEIKFSEASIIKIIKNYTKEAGVRNLEREIANVCRKVTKKIVQENKKRKYIITSKNLEKFIGIEKFTETEVEKEPKVGVATGMAWTEYGGEILFTEALTMKGKGNLILTGQLGDVMKESAQAALSYVRGHAEEFGINPDFYKDIDIHIHVPEGAIPKDGPSAGVTIVTSLVSVLSGKPVRGDVAMTGEITLRGKVLKIGGLKSKILAAHISGIKKIIIPIENKKDLIDLPKKIRDELEIIPVETVKDVLEKALIQ
- the clpP gene encoding ATP-dependent Clp endopeptidase proteolytic subunit ClpP — protein: MEKKNEIKNQVIPYVIEQTERGERAYDIYSRLLKDRIIFIGTAITDNVANVVIAQFLFLQSEDSGKDIHLYLNTPGGAITAGLAIYDTMQFVSCDVDTYCIGQAASMGAILLAGGTKGKRFLLPHSRVMIHQPWGGVEGTATEVNIHTREILRLKKIVNEILSLHTGQSIKKIERDTERDYFMSAEEAVKYGISDKIIQSEKVKKL